From a single Bacillus sp. NEB1478 genomic region:
- the spoIVA gene encoding stage IV sporulation protein A produces the protein MEKIDIFKDIAERTGGDIYLGVVGAVRTGKSTFIKKFMELVVLPNIQSEAERQRAQDELPQSAAGRTIMTTEPKFVPNNAVKINVGDGLDVNIRLVDSVGYAVPSAKGYEDENGPRMINTPWYDEPIPFHEAAEIGTRKVIQEHSTLGVVVTTDGSIGEIPRYDYVESEERVVEELKEVGKPFIMLINSTHPHHPDTQQLRNELCEKYDIPVLAMSVEGMTEHDINNVLREALYEFPVLEVNVNLPSWVMVLRENHWLRQSYEEAVRETVQDIKRLRDVDKVVGFFANYDFIDDARLAGIEMGQGIAEIDLFAPDYLYDQILKEVVGVEIRGKDHLLQLMQEFAYAKTEYDQVADALRMVKQTGYGIAAPAITDMSLDEPEIIRQGSRFGVRLKAIAPSIHMIKVDVESEFAPIIGTEKQSEEMLRYLMQDFEEDPLSIWNSDIFGRSLNSIVREGIQGKISLMPENARYKLKETLERIINEGSGGLIAIIL, from the coding sequence ATGGAAAAAATCGATATTTTTAAAGATATCGCCGAAAGGACGGGCGGAGATATCTACTTGGGAGTAGTAGGAGCAGTAAGAACAGGTAAATCTACTTTCATTAAGAAATTCATGGAACTTGTTGTGCTTCCAAATATTCAAAGTGAAGCAGAACGTCAACGTGCTCAAGACGAATTACCGCAAAGTGCAGCTGGACGTACCATTATGACCACTGAACCCAAATTTGTTCCAAACAACGCGGTAAAAATCAATGTAGGAGATGGACTTGATGTAAATATCCGTCTTGTTGACAGTGTAGGGTATGCGGTCCCAAGTGCAAAAGGCTATGAGGATGAAAACGGACCTAGAATGATCAACACACCTTGGTATGATGAACCGATTCCTTTTCATGAAGCTGCGGAAATCGGAACAAGAAAAGTCATTCAAGAACATTCGACATTAGGAGTTGTCGTAACAACGGACGGCTCTATTGGAGAAATTCCAAGATATGATTATGTAGAATCAGAAGAACGGGTAGTTGAGGAATTAAAAGAAGTCGGCAAACCGTTTATTATGCTCATTAACTCAACTCATCCGCATCACCCAGATACACAGCAGCTCCGCAATGAGCTTTGTGAGAAATATGATATACCAGTCTTGGCGATGAGTGTAGAAGGCATGACTGAACATGACATCAACAATGTATTAAGAGAAGCTCTATATGAGTTCCCGGTACTAGAAGTAAATGTAAACCTTCCTAGCTGGGTAATGGTACTTCGTGAGAATCACTGGCTTCGTCAAAGTTATGAAGAGGCAGTAAGAGAAACAGTTCAAGATATTAAGCGTCTTCGTGATGTTGATAAAGTTGTTGGTTTTTTTGCAAACTACGATTTCATTGACGATGCGAGACTTGCTGGAATTGAAATGGGGCAAGGCATAGCTGAGATCGATTTGTTTGCACCAGATTATCTATACGATCAAATACTAAAAGAAGTTGTAGGTGTAGAGATTCGAGGAAAAGATCATTTGCTGCAGCTGATGCAGGAATTTGCATACGCAAAAACAGAATACGATCAAGTGGCAGACGCACTAAGAATGGTAAAGCAGACCGGATACGGGATTGCTGCTCCAGCCATTACAGATATGAGTTTAGATGAGCCTGAAATCATCCGTCAAGGCTCAAGATTCGGTGTAAGACTCAAGGCGATCGCACCATCGATCCATATGATAAAAGTAGATGTAGAATCTGAGTTTGCGCCAATAATCGGTACAGAAAAGCAAAGTGAAGAAATGCTGAGATATTTAATGCAGGACTTTGAGGAAGATCCACTATCAATCTGGAACTCTGATATTTTTGGGCGCTCCTTAAATTCCATTGTAAGAGAAGGAATCCAAGGTAAGATATCTTTAATGCCAGAAAACGCAAGATACAAATTAAAAGAGACGCTTGAACGCATTATTAATGAAGGATCAGGTGGATTAATTGCCATTATTTTATAG
- a CDS encoding HU family DNA-binding protein, with translation MNKTDLINSVSEQAQLSKKDASKAVDAVFEAITGTLQSGSKVQLIGFGNFEVRERAARKGRNPQTGEEIEISASKVPAFKPGKALKDAVK, from the coding sequence ATGAACAAGACTGATCTTATTAATTCAGTATCTGAGCAAGCTCAGCTATCTAAAAAAGATGCATCTAAAGCAGTTGACGCTGTTTTTGAAGCTATTACTGGTACTCTTCAAAGCGGAAGCAAGGTACAACTTATCGGGTTTGGTAACTTCGAAGTACGTGAGCGTGCTGCTCGTAAAGGGCGCAACCCGCAAACTGGTGAAGAAATCGAAATCTCTGCAAGCAAAGTTCCTGCTTTCAAACCAGGTAAAGCCCTTAAGGATGCTGTTAAATAA
- a CDS encoding menaquinone biosynthesis protein, translating into MNIGEISYTNIIPLYYYLDRERLINEGVRIQAAVPSKINRLMEEDKVDIGGISSFSFGKNADRYSLAPDLSVSAFGKVNSIFLFSKYPIEELSGKRIALTSSSETSVALLKVILHHFYNVAATYQVESPLFEQMMTQYDACLLIGDDAISANRKNTRYHVYDLGEIWYQQTGLPMVFAVMAYRKVMETEKKDLLAYVMKSMIESKERCQFEKFTPVIHKAMLEHGGDYDFWDSYFNGLNYQFNGEHEKGLNLYFQLANECGLLQTIPSILKFSYT; encoded by the coding sequence ATGAACATTGGGGAAATCAGCTATACAAACATAATACCCCTTTATTATTATTTAGACAGAGAACGTTTAATAAATGAAGGAGTAAGGATTCAGGCTGCTGTACCATCAAAGATCAATCGCTTGATGGAAGAAGATAAAGTGGATATTGGAGGAATTTCCTCTTTTTCTTTTGGAAAAAATGCGGATCGTTACAGTCTCGCGCCTGATTTATCAGTATCTGCGTTCGGTAAAGTCAACTCCATTTTTTTATTTTCAAAATATCCGATTGAAGAATTAAGCGGAAAGCGTATAGCCCTTACTTCTAGTTCTGAGACATCTGTAGCTTTGTTAAAAGTAATCCTACACCACTTTTATAATGTAGCAGCAACATACCAAGTAGAATCTCCTCTTTTTGAACAGATGATGACCCAATATGATGCATGTTTGCTGATTGGTGATGATGCTATTTCTGCTAATCGAAAAAATACAAGATATCATGTTTATGATCTTGGTGAGATCTGGTATCAGCAAACAGGATTGCCGATGGTGTTTGCCGTGATGGCCTACAGAAAAGTAATGGAAACTGAAAAGAAAGATCTGCTAGCCTATGTAATGAAGAGCATGATCGAAAGTAAAGAAAGATGCCAGTTTGAAAAATTCACCCCTGTTATTCATAAAGCCATGCTGGAGCATGGAGGGGATTATGACTTTTGGGATTCCTATTTTAATGGGTTAAATTATCAATTTAATGGCGAACATGAAAAGGGACTCAACCTATATTTTCAATTAGCGAACGAGTGCGGTTTGTTGCAGACAATCCCCTCTATTTTAAAATTTTCTTATACGTAA
- a CDS encoding UbiX family flavin prenyltransferase codes for MKTFTVGITGASGAIYGVRLVQEILKSGHKVHLVVTEAGWQVFREELQWDTKDRAAVIEEHFESFGKERFFYHTLRDFNAPIASGSYQNDGMVIVPCSMGTLSGIAHGASGNLLERTADVMLKESRKLVLVPRETPLHKIHLENMIKVTDAGGKIVPAMPGFYHLPKSMDDLINFLVGKVLDNLGVHHELFTRWGD; via the coding sequence ATGAAAACATTTACTGTTGGAATTACAGGGGCTAGCGGAGCTATATATGGTGTAAGACTTGTACAAGAGATTCTTAAGAGCGGTCATAAAGTTCACTTGGTCGTAACAGAAGCTGGCTGGCAAGTGTTTCGGGAAGAACTGCAGTGGGATACGAAAGATCGTGCTGCTGTTATAGAGGAACATTTTGAATCGTTTGGGAAAGAGAGATTCTTTTACCATACGCTCCGTGACTTTAACGCACCTATTGCGAGCGGTTCCTATCAGAATGATGGTATGGTCATTGTTCCTTGTTCAATGGGAACTCTTTCTGGGATTGCTCATGGTGCATCTGGAAATTTATTGGAACGTACAGCGGATGTTATGCTGAAAGAAAGCAGAAAACTTGTATTAGTCCCAAGAGAAACACCTCTTCACAAGATACATCTTGAAAATATGATTAAGGTGACAGATGCAGGAGGCAAGATTGTTCCTGCAATGCCTGGTTTTTATCATTTACCGAAATCCATGGATGATCTTATTAATTTTTTAGTCGGAAAAGTGCTGGATAACTTGGGTGTTCATCACGAATTGTTCACACGCTGGGGAGATTGA
- a CDS encoding polyprenyl synthetase family protein, producing the protein MKLKDLYSFLKRDLQQIEDQLVQSVSSDQTLINTAGMELLKAGGKRIRPVFVLLSAQFGTYDIHQIKKTAAALELIHMASLVHDDVVDDADMRRGRETVKAKYDSKVAMYTGDYIFASALKLMTDIEIPRAHQILAQGMKEMCLGEIEQIKEQYDTDQNVRKYFKRIKRKTALLIALSCQLGAITSRADIPIQKLLYEFGYSVGMAFQITDDILDFTASEKQLGKPAGSDLKQGNITLPALYTIQRFPEFKEKLNLYYENGDNLLLNDILKLIKRNGGIEYASSISATYLNRAKSAASALPETSARESLIKVADFIAGRKF; encoded by the coding sequence GTGAAGTTAAAAGACTTATACTCCTTTTTAAAAAGAGACTTACAGCAAATTGAGGATCAGCTCGTACAATCAGTAAGTTCCGATCAAACATTGATCAATACTGCGGGCATGGAATTGTTAAAAGCAGGGGGGAAAAGAATCCGCCCTGTATTTGTTCTGCTTTCAGCCCAATTTGGAACTTATGATATTCATCAGATTAAGAAAACCGCAGCTGCACTGGAATTAATTCATATGGCGTCTTTAGTGCATGACGATGTTGTAGACGATGCTGATATGAGAAGAGGACGAGAAACAGTTAAAGCTAAATATGATAGTAAAGTAGCTATGTATACGGGCGACTACATTTTTGCTTCGGCATTAAAACTGATGACTGACATCGAAATTCCAAGAGCTCATCAAATATTGGCACAAGGCATGAAAGAAATGTGTCTTGGTGAAATTGAACAAATTAAAGAACAATATGATACAGATCAAAATGTAAGAAAATATTTCAAGAGAATCAAACGAAAAACAGCCTTGCTGATTGCCTTAAGCTGTCAGCTAGGAGCTATCACATCCAGAGCAGATATTCCAATTCAAAAATTATTGTATGAATTTGGTTACAGCGTTGGAATGGCATTTCAAATTACTGACGATATTCTGGACTTCACAGCATCTGAGAAACAACTCGGAAAACCTGCTGGAAGTGATTTGAAACAAGGCAATATTACCCTTCCAGCTTTATATACGATTCAACGGTTTCCAGAGTTTAAAGAGAAACTGAATCTCTATTACGAGAATGGTGATAACTTGTTATTAAACGATATTCTAAAGCTGATCAAACGTAATGGCGGCATTGAATACGCATCATCAATTTCTGCTACTTATTTAAACAGAGCAAAGTCAGCAGCAAGTGCACTGCCTGAAACATCAGCACGTGAAAGCTTAATAAAGGTAGCTGATTTTATCGCTGGCAGGAAATTTTGA
- the ndk gene encoding nucleoside-diphosphate kinase, whose amino-acid sequence MEKTFLMVKPDGVQRALIGEIVSRFEKKGFQLVGAKLMNISEDLAKEHYGEHKERPFFGELVNFITSGPVFAMVWEGKDVILTARNMMGKTNPAEAAPGSIRGDYAVQVSNNIIHGSDSAESAEREIGLFFKEEELVSYEKAVSIWI is encoded by the coding sequence ATGGAAAAAACGTTTTTGATGGTCAAGCCTGATGGCGTTCAACGTGCGTTAATCGGAGAAATCGTATCTCGTTTTGAAAAGAAAGGTTTTCAATTAGTTGGTGCTAAACTAATGAACATTTCAGAAGACTTAGCTAAAGAACATTATGGAGAACATAAAGAGCGTCCTTTCTTCGGAGAGTTAGTGAACTTTATTACATCTGGTCCTGTATTTGCAATGGTATGGGAAGGTAAAGACGTTATTTTAACTGCTCGTAACATGATGGGCAAAACAAACCCAGCTGAAGCAGCTCCAGGTTCAATCCGCGGTGATTATGCCGTTCAAGTAAGCAATAACATCATCCACGGCTCAGATTCAGCTGAGAGTGCGGAGCGCGAAATCGGTTTATTCTTCAAAGAAGAAGAGTTAGTTTCTTATGAGAAAGCTGTTTCTATTTGGATTTAA
- the folE gene encoding GTP cyclohydrolase I FolE yields MAEVQREKIELAVKMILEAIGEDPEREGLLDTPKRVAKMYEEVFQGMNQDPKEHFATIFGEDHEELVLVKDIPFYSMCEHHLVPFFGKAHIGYIPKGGKVTGLSKLARAVEAVTKRPQLQERITSTIANSLLETLEPHGVIVVIEAEHMCMTMRGVKKPGSMTVTSAVRGVFEKDAAARAEVLSLIRN; encoded by the coding sequence GTGGCAGAAGTTCAACGTGAAAAAATTGAGTTGGCAGTAAAAATGATTTTAGAAGCAATTGGAGAAGACCCTGAAAGAGAGGGCTTATTAGATACGCCAAAACGAGTAGCTAAAATGTATGAAGAAGTCTTTCAAGGAATGAACCAGGATCCTAAAGAACATTTTGCGACTATTTTTGGAGAAGATCATGAAGAACTCGTACTTGTAAAAGACATTCCGTTTTATTCAATGTGTGAGCATCACCTTGTACCGTTCTTCGGGAAGGCGCATATAGGATATATTCCGAAAGGCGGGAAAGTTACAGGATTAAGTAAATTGGCAAGAGCTGTTGAAGCCGTAACAAAAAGGCCGCAGCTGCAGGAACGAATTACATCTACAATTGCGAACAGTTTGCTTGAAACGCTGGAGCCGCATGGTGTCATCGTCGTAATTGAAGCAGAACATATGTGCATGACGATGCGAGGGGTTAAAAAACCTGGGTCGATGACAGTAACTTCAGCCGTTCGGGGAGTTTTTGAGAAAGATGCAGCTGCAAGGGCAGAAGTATTGAGTTTAATTCGAAATTAG
- the trpD gene encoding anthranilate phosphoribosyltransferase produces the protein MIRKIMKKAINHETLTENEASVVMEGLITGSVSDVQASSLLSIMNFRGETPEEIVGFVKVIRKYSKQVPNKFSDEMLDTCGTGGDGASTFNISTAVSFILSSLGVKVAKHGNKAVTSSSGSSDVLSALGINTAVNGYEAETQLIKHDITFLHAPNFHPALKKVAPIRQQLSFRTIFNIVGPLCNPMSPSYQLIGVSDESLAERMAKAITMLGIKRALLVTGKDGLDECSITNETKMILVDNGTISSFTYSPEEAGLERGNLQDITVKDKKESAHIITDIFKGQSSDSAKNIVILNAAAALYASNRVPSIKDGVGIIEDCLRSKTAYNHLLQITKEEAKALVN, from the coding sequence ATGATCCGAAAAATAATGAAAAAAGCAATCAATCATGAAACATTAACTGAAAATGAAGCTTCCGTAGTAATGGAGGGACTGATCACTGGTTCAGTTTCAGATGTTCAAGCAAGTTCATTACTAAGTATTATGAACTTTCGTGGAGAAACACCAGAGGAAATCGTCGGTTTTGTTAAAGTGATCCGGAAGTATTCTAAGCAAGTTCCAAACAAGTTTAGCGACGAAATGCTAGACACTTGCGGTACTGGCGGAGATGGAGCTTCGACTTTTAATATATCAACCGCTGTGAGTTTCATTTTATCTTCGCTTGGTGTTAAAGTTGCCAAGCATGGCAATAAAGCCGTGACATCAAGCAGTGGAAGCTCAGATGTATTAAGTGCTTTAGGAATTAATACAGCTGTAAATGGTTATGAAGCTGAGACACAATTGATAAAGCACGACATCACTTTCTTGCACGCACCTAATTTTCATCCAGCATTGAAAAAAGTGGCTCCGATCAGACAGCAGCTATCTTTCAGAACCATCTTTAATATTGTTGGTCCATTATGCAATCCTATGAGCCCGTCTTATCAACTGATCGGTGTTAGTGATGAAAGCCTAGCGGAACGCATGGCAAAAGCTATCACGATGCTGGGAATAAAAAGGGCGCTTCTAGTAACCGGTAAAGACGGTTTAGACGAGTGTTCGATCACAAACGAAACGAAGATGATACTCGTCGATAATGGTACAATTTCATCCTTTACCTACTCACCAGAAGAAGCTGGATTAGAAAGAGGAAACTTACAAGATATTACTGTTAAGGATAAAAAGGAAAGTGCTCATATCATTACTGACATCTTTAAAGGACAGAGCAGTGATTCGGCTAAAAATATCGTTATCTTAAATGCAGCTGCTGCATTATATGCATCTAATCGTGTTCCATCAATAAAAGATGGTGTCGGAATTATTGAGGACTGCCTTCGTTCTAAAACGGCTTATAATCATCTGCTGCAGATTACTAAGGAGGAGGCTAAAGCCCTTGTTAACTAA
- the mtrB gene encoding trp RNA-binding attenuation protein MtrB, with protein sequence MKSEFDFFVIKAKENGVNVIGLTRGTETRFHHSEKLDKGEVMIAQFTEHTSAVKVRGKAVIYTKHGEVDTES encoded by the coding sequence ATGAAATCAGAATTTGACTTTTTTGTAATTAAAGCAAAAGAAAACGGTGTCAATGTAATTGGATTAACACGAGGAACCGAAACACGCTTTCATCACTCCGAAAAATTGGACAAAGGAGAAGTGATGATTGCTCAATTTACGGAGCATACTTCTGCAGTAAAGGTAAGAGGGAAAGCTGTAATCTATACGAAGCATGGTGAAGTGGATACAGAATCCTAA
- a CDS encoding UbiA-like polyprenyltransferase translates to MLAKNRNRRERCSVWNKCKIILEMIKFEHTVFALPFAFLGAIIGNIVEEGTLPTLVEWIWITLAMVGARSSAMALNRAIDANIDSVNPRTINRAIPAKLLKKSEVYLFIFASLALLFVSSYQLNMLSVKLLPLAVFFLVIYSYTKRFTYLCHIVLGITIAIAPLGGWVGATGTLSLEAFLLFFGVLFWIAGFDVIYATQDADYDKSHGLYSIPSFFGVAKGLIAARWLHVASFIAFISFGLVTGMGWIYFLGVAVSGAIMIYEHSLVKPHDLSKLDVAFFTMNGILSIVMFIFSIGDLLL, encoded by the coding sequence ATGCTGGCCAAAAACCGCAATAGAAGAGAGCGTTGTAGTGTGTGGAATAAATGTAAAATAATATTAGAGATGATTAAATTTGAGCATACCGTTTTTGCTTTGCCTTTTGCTTTTTTAGGAGCAATTATAGGGAATATCGTAGAAGAGGGGACACTGCCGACATTAGTCGAATGGATTTGGATCACATTGGCGATGGTAGGTGCTAGAAGCTCAGCAATGGCTTTAAACCGTGCTATTGATGCCAACATTGACAGTGTCAACCCAAGGACAATCAATCGGGCAATTCCGGCAAAACTTCTTAAAAAAAGTGAAGTCTATCTTTTTATCTTCGCATCATTGGCATTATTGTTTGTTAGCAGCTATCAATTAAACATGCTATCTGTGAAATTATTGCCGCTTGCTGTTTTCTTTTTAGTTATATACTCTTACACGAAACGATTTACTTACTTGTGCCACATAGTATTAGGCATCACAATTGCGATCGCTCCGCTAGGAGGCTGGGTTGGTGCTACCGGGACTTTAAGTTTGGAGGCCTTTTTATTATTTTTTGGTGTTTTATTCTGGATCGCAGGTTTTGATGTGATCTATGCTACACAAGATGCTGATTATGATAAATCTCACGGGTTGTATTCCATCCCCTCATTTTTTGGTGTAGCAAAAGGACTTATTGCGGCAAGATGGCTGCATGTTGCTAGTTTCATAGCATTTATTTCCTTTGGTTTAGTTACTGGTATGGGATGGATTTATTTCCTTGGTGTTGCTGTATCAGGTGCGATCATGATTTATGAGCACTCGCTTGTGAAACCGCATGATCTTTCCAAATTGGATGTAGCATTCTTTACGATGAACGGAATTTTGAGTATCGTTATGTTTATATTTTCTATAGGGGACCTTTTGCTATGA
- a CDS encoding demethylmenaquinone methyltransferase, whose translation MLSKEERVHSVFEKISEQYDYMNDLISFKQHTKWRNDTMKRMQVQQGDQCLDLCCGTGEWTFALAQATGEQGNVIGLDFSENMLKVGREKLKNRPLKQVSFIHGNAMELPFEDNSFDFVTIGFGLRNVPDYLTVLREMARVVKPGGKVICLETSHPTVPGFKQAFKFYFTYIMPLFGRLFAKSYQEYSWLQESTEAFLTKEELKVLFQQAGLIKVEVKSYACGAAAMHAGQKPQ comes from the coding sequence ATGTTGAGCAAAGAAGAACGGGTTCACTCTGTTTTTGAAAAGATATCCGAACAATATGATTATATGAATGACCTTATCAGCTTTAAACAGCATACGAAATGGCGAAACGATACGATGAAGCGCATGCAAGTACAACAAGGCGATCAATGTTTGGACTTATGCTGCGGAACAGGTGAATGGACATTTGCTCTTGCACAGGCAACAGGGGAACAGGGCAATGTTATTGGGCTGGATTTCAGTGAAAATATGCTGAAAGTCGGTCGTGAAAAATTAAAGAATCGTCCTTTGAAACAAGTTTCTTTTATCCATGGAAATGCGATGGAACTTCCTTTTGAGGATAACTCATTTGATTTTGTAACAATCGGTTTCGGACTGCGGAATGTTCCGGATTATTTAACCGTATTGCGTGAAATGGCGAGAGTTGTGAAACCCGGAGGCAAAGTGATCTGTCTAGAGACATCTCATCCAACTGTTCCAGGCTTCAAGCAAGCATTTAAATTTTATTTTACGTACATCATGCCACTGTTCGGCAGATTGTTTGCTAAAAGCTATCAAGAATATTCCTGGCTTCAGGAATCTACAGAAGCCTTCTTGACGAAAGAAGAATTAAAAGTGCTTTTTCAACAGGCTGGTTTAATAAAAGTTGAAGTTAAATCTTACGCATGCGGTGCTGCCGCCATGCATGCTGGCCAAAAACCGCAATAG
- the trpC gene encoding indole-3-glycerol phosphate synthase TrpC, with the protein MLTKIMKQKQKEIAILPNIPNTMDLHYKTKDHRPFSASLKQSNHKPGLIAEVKKASPSKGIIKEEFDPVKIAVEYEKSGAACLSVLTDTEFFQGSLDYLKEIRSHVSIPLLRKDFILDERQIIESVEYGADAILLIAACLPNERLKALHEFAVDCGLECLVEVHSKEEIKKVYEVCNPAMIGINNRDLNTFTTSIDHTFSLLSYIKDETIVISESGIKTSGDVGRLSEEGIDGMLIGETLMRADHIGKKIRELYNDISN; encoded by the coding sequence TTGTTAACTAAAATCATGAAACAAAAACAAAAAGAAATCGCTATACTTCCAAATATTCCAAATACGATGGATTTACACTACAAAACAAAAGATCATCGTCCATTTTCTGCTTCACTGAAGCAATCCAATCATAAACCTGGATTAATTGCAGAGGTAAAAAAGGCTTCACCATCAAAGGGAATTATTAAAGAAGAATTTGATCCTGTAAAAATTGCTGTTGAATACGAAAAAAGCGGTGCAGCTTGTTTATCAGTATTAACGGATACAGAGTTTTTTCAAGGCAGCTTGGATTATTTAAAAGAAATTCGCAGTCATGTTTCAATTCCTTTGCTGCGGAAAGACTTCATATTGGATGAACGGCAAATTATCGAAAGTGTTGAGTATGGGGCAGATGCAATATTATTGATAGCAGCTTGCTTACCTAATGAAAGATTAAAAGCTTTACATGAATTTGCAGTTGATTGTGGATTAGAGTGTTTAGTAGAAGTTCATTCAAAGGAAGAAATAAAAAAGGTATATGAGGTTTGCAATCCTGCGATGATTGGCATCAACAATCGTGATCTTAATACATTCACAACGAGTATTGACCATACTTTCTCATTGCTTTCTTATATTAAAGACGAAACGATTGTCATAAGCGAGAGCGGAATCAAAACTAGTGGAGATGTTGGGCGGTTATCGGAAGAAGGTATAGACGGAATGCTCATTGGGGAAACGTTAATGCGTGCAGATCATATTGGGAAAAAAATAAGAGAGTTATATAATGACATTTCAAATTAA
- a CDS encoding heptaprenyl diphosphate synthase component 1, with product MNTMEHIQRLKQHTLLLMQHSYVSEYIPLPALNEAKVFITYCLLQELEMEEAVETEIFSSILMIQSALDRHEEILNQEVISNKKKRQLVVLSGDYFSSLYYLLLSRCENLQLISYLSQAVQKINEHKTMLHNQNSKQHSGLEFIEIVGQIESLLYTKAAESLGLQKYIPFIERYLLLSHYQNNRMRNSLNEKQSAYLKKCETDIKEKNVEIPKLVERENGSMHEEIENDLMLGEG from the coding sequence ATGAACACCATGGAACATATTCAACGGTTAAAACAGCATACACTTTTACTCATGCAGCATAGTTATGTCAGTGAATATATACCGCTGCCAGCGTTAAATGAAGCAAAAGTGTTCATTACATATTGCCTGCTTCAAGAACTAGAAATGGAAGAAGCGGTTGAAACAGAGATTTTCAGTTCAATCTTAATGATCCAGTCGGCACTGGACCGTCATGAAGAGATTTTAAATCAGGAAGTTATATCTAATAAAAAGAAACGTCAGCTCGTTGTCTTGTCGGGTGATTACTTTAGCAGTCTTTATTATCTGCTATTGTCTCGATGTGAGAATTTACAATTGATTTCCTATCTTTCCCAAGCGGTACAGAAGATAAATGAGCACAAAACGATGCTCCATAATCAGAATTCTAAACAGCATAGCGGTTTGGAATTCATTGAAATCGTCGGGCAGATTGAAAGTTTATTGTATACAAAAGCAGCAGAGTCATTAGGTCTACAAAAGTATATACCTTTTATTGAACGTTATTTACTGCTCTCCCATTATCAAAATAATAGAATGAGAAATAGTTTGAATGAGAAGCAGTCAGCGTACTTAAAAAAATGTGAAACAGATATTAAAGAAAAGAATGTAGAGATTCCAAAATTGGTTGAACGGGAAAATGGCAGTATGCATGAAGAAATAGAAAATGACTTAATGTTAGGAGAGGGTTAA
- a CDS encoding protein-glutamate O-methyltransferase CheR: MDIDYEGFKKNIYDKTGIDLSLYKEAQMKRRLLALREKRSFQSFSDYFFSLSKDRDMLEEFLDRMTINVSEFYRNPSRWEVLEKKILPILIHDKTSLKVWSAACSTGEEPYSLSMLLSDYKGLSQFSVLATDLDEIVLERAKKGYYFERSIQDVPIDKKRNYFTKQEMGYRIDESIKKKVVFKKQNLLSDPFISGFDLILCRNVMIYFTEEAKCVLYKKFSNALRPGGILFVGSTEQIFNPGLYGLESEEPFFYRKK; this comes from the coding sequence TTGGACATTGATTACGAAGGATTTAAGAAAAACATATATGATAAAACAGGAATTGATTTATCACTCTATAAAGAAGCTCAGATGAAACGCAGATTGCTTGCTTTAAGAGAAAAACGTTCTTTTCAGTCTTTTTCAGATTATTTTTTTTCACTTTCAAAAGACAGAGACATGCTAGAAGAGTTTTTAGACAGGATGACTATTAACGTTTCAGAGTTTTACAGAAACCCATCTCGCTGGGAAGTGTTAGAGAAAAAAATTCTGCCTATTTTAATTCATGATAAAACGTCATTAAAGGTATGGAGTGCAGCTTGTTCAACTGGGGAAGAACCTTATTCGTTATCCATGTTACTATCTGATTATAAAGGTCTTTCTCAATTTTCAGTCCTTGCTACAGATCTTGACGAAATTGTTTTAGAACGTGCTAAAAAAGGATACTATTTTGAAAGATCTATTCAAGATGTTCCAATAGACAAAAAAAGAAATTATTTTACAAAGCAAGAAATGGGATATAGGATTGATGAGTCAATTAAAAAGAAAGTAGTTTTCAAAAAACAAAACCTTCTTTCAGATCCTTTTATATCTGGTTTTGATCTCATCCTTTGCCGGAATGTCATGATTTATTTTACGGAAGAAGCAAAATGTGTTCTTTATAAGAAATTCAGCAATGCGCTCCGTCCTGGCGGAATACTATTTGTAGGAAGCACAGAACAAATTTTCAATCCTGGTTTATATGGATTGGAATCAGAAGAACCTTTCTTTTATAGGAAAAAATGA